Proteins from a single region of Pyrus communis chromosome 6, drPyrComm1.1, whole genome shotgun sequence:
- the LOC137736417 gene encoding probable metal-nicotianamine transporter YSL7: MERSLSKGGDTQSDDSDAKQKGTAGNTKKKVNVEEAFKYTAVPPWTKQITVRSMVTSFILSIVFNFIVCKLNLTTGVIPSLNVAAGLLGFAVVKGYTAMIDRCGFLKQPFTRQENTVIQTCVVASSGIAFSSGTASYLLGMSAKIAAQGDEGNTPINIKKLDVGWMIGFLFAVSFVGLFSIMPLRKMMIMKYKLTYPSGTATAYLINSFHTPKGAKLAKKQVAVLFKTFCFTFVFAFFQWFFAAADGCGFSSFPTFGLKAYAHKFYFDFSSTYVGVGMICPIMVNVSLLVGAIISWGIMWPLIETKKGIWYNANLSASSLHGIQGYRVFIAIAMMLGDGLFHVVYMLFMTTKSLMTHNSEKKLETSSPSVNHDSVEAGGSSEVVSADYGEERRIEYFLKDQIPSWVAFSGYIVLAAISIGVVPLIFPQLKWYHVLVAYLIAPVLAFCNAYGCGLTDWSLASNYGKFAIIIFSSWVGLDHGGVIAGLASCGVMMSIVSTASDLMQDFKTGYLTLSSPRSMFFSQVFGTAMGCVMSPLIFWFFYKAYSIGNPDGPYPAPYGLMYRGIALLGVEGVGSLPKNCVTLAVSFFAAAVAMNIINELLQRYETKYRIHRFIPNPMCMAIPFYLGSYFAIDMCVGSLILYLWRSKNRQKANDYGPAVASGLICGESLWGVPAAILSLASVKPPICMKFLSASVNKKVDSLLRS; the protein is encoded by the exons ATGGAGAGAAGCCTTAGCAAAGGCGGTGATACCCAGAGTGACGACTCGGATGCCAAACAGAAGGGCACTGCCGGAAATACCAAAAAGAAGGTGAATGTGGAGGAGGCGTTCAAGTACACGGCGGTGCCGCCCTGGACCAAGCAGATTACGGTGAGGTCGATGGTCACCAGCTTCATCCTCAGCATTGTCTTCAACTTCATCGTCTGCAAGTTGAACCTCACCACCGGCGTCATTCCCTCGCTCAACGTCGCCGCGGGACTGCTCGGTTTCGCGGTGGTGAAAGGCTACACCGCCATGATCGACAGGTGCGGCTTCTTGAAGCAGCCTTTCACTCGCCAGGAAAACACCGTCATCCAGACTTGCGTCGTCGCCTCTTCCGGGATCGCCTTTAGCA GTGGAACTGCAAGTTATTTACTGGGAATGAGTGCAAAGATTGCTGCGCAAGGAGATGAAGGCAACACCCCAATCAACATAAAGAAACTTGATGTTGGATGGATGATTGGGTTTCTCTTCGCTGTCAGCTTCGTCGGGTTGTTTTCGATTATGCCCCTCAGAAAG ATGATGATCATGAAGTACAAGTTAACGTACCCGAGTGGAACTGCAACTGCATACCTCATCAACAGCTTTCACACACCCAAAGGAGCTAAGCTGGCAAA GAAACAAGTTGCTGTGCTCTTCAAAACCTTCTGCTTCACCTTTGTGTTTGCCTTTTTCCAATGGTTTTTCGCTGCTGCTGATGGCTGCGGATTTTCCAGCTTCCCAACATTTGGTCTCAAAGCCTATGCGCACAA GTTTTACTTTGATTTCTCATCGACATATGTTGGTGTAGGCATGATTTGCCCTATCATGGTCAACGTATCTTTGCTTGTTGGAGCCATTATTTCATGGGGAATCATGTGGCCCTTgattgagacaaagaaaggtaTCTGGTACAACGCTAATCTATCCGCCAGCAGTCTCCATGGCATCCAAGGATACAGG GTTTTTATTGCTATAGCCATGATGCTTGGTGACGGTTTGTTCCATGTAGTCTACATGCTCTTCATGACCACGAAAAGTCTCATGACACACAACTCAGAGAAGAAACTAGAGACATCATCACCATCCGTAAACCATGACAGTGTTGAAGCGGGAGGGTCCTCAGAAGTTGTATCTGCAGACTATGGTGAAGAACGGAGAATCGAGTACTTCTTGAAAGACCAAATCCCCAGCTGGGTTGCTTTCTCTGGCTACATTGTGCTTGCAGCCATATCCATCGGTGTAGTACCCTTGATCTTCCCCCAGCTGAAATGGTACCATGTGTTGGTTGCTTATCTGATTGCCCCAGTCTTGGCCTTCTGCAATGCCTACGGCTGTGGCCTCACCGATTGGTCTCTTGCCTCCAACTATGGCAAATTCGCCATCATAATCTTCAGCTCTTGGGTTGGCCTTGATCATGGTGGTGTCATTGCCGGCCTTGCTTCTTGCGGTGTGATGATGAGTATTGTCTCAACCGCTTCTGATCTCATGCAAGACTTCAAGACAGGATACCTCACGCTGTCGTCTCCTCGCTCTATGTTCTTCAGCCAAGTCTTTGGCACAGCAATGGGATGCGTCATGTCTCCATTAATATTCTGGTTTTTCTACAAAGCTTACTCAATTGGCAATCCAGACGGCCCTTATCCTGCACCCTACGGCCTAATGTACCGCGGCATTGCACTCCTTGGAGTTGAGGGTGTCGGTTCCCTCCCCAAAAACTGCGTGACGCTTGCAGTCTCGTTTTTTGCAGCTGCAGTCGCGATGAACATAATCAATGAGCTATTGCAGCGTTACGAAACAAAGTACAGGATCCATAGGTTCATTCCGAACCCAATGTGCATGGCCATCCCATTCTACCTGGGTTCCTACTTCGCCATTGACATGTGCGTGGGAAGCTTGATCCTCTACTTGTGGCGGAGTAAGAACAGGCAAAAGGCCAATGACTATGGGCCAGCTGTGGCGTCGGGTCTCATCTGCGGTGAATCTTTGTGGGGCGTTCCGGCTGCTATACTGTCCCTTGCGTCTGTCAAACCTCCTATCTGCATGAAGTTCCTCTCTGCTTCTGTCAACAAGAAAGTTGATTCCCTATTACGTAGCTAG
- the LOC137738462 gene encoding MAP3K epsilon protein kinase 1-like, which yields MSRQAASPHFHKSKTLDNKYMLGDEIGKGAYGRVYKGLDLENGDFVAIKQVSLENIAQEDLNVIMQEIDLLKNLNHKNIVKYLGSLKTKTHLHIILEYVENGSLANIIKPNKFGPFPESLVAVYIAQVLEGLVYLHEQGVIHRDIKGANILTTKEGLVKLADFGVATKLTEADANTHSVVGTPYWMAPEVIEMSGVCAASDIWSVGCTVIELLTCLPPYYDLQPMPALFRIVQDEHPPIPDSLSPDITDFLGQCFKKDARHRPDAKTLLSHPWIQNCRRALQSSIRHSGTLRKDASIDAEISNGDNQGSSGRPSAEKVEVAASTIKADSRKELLSTEVSDGGKSDDDPTSDVKSVEEKTDNLEDDLTDQFPTLAIHGKSSLQNGSGIISFKELAASEPTELDEPPHTSNHDAVLVNGEVRSPELTTKNVSAKQGGKGVGYRAFGFGTRNQDGRFQKAAKMPVSLGGNELSKFSDTPGDASLDDLFHPLDKHPEDRATEASTSASMSHSNQGNTPGNDAGKGDLATKLRATIAQKQMESEMGQANGSGGNLLQLMMGVLKDDVIDIGGLVFDEKMPGENLFPLQAVEFSRLVGSLRPDETEDVVVSAGQKLIAIFHQRPEQKIVFVTQHGLIPLMELLEVPKTRVICSVLQIINQIIKDNTDFQENACLVGLIPVIMSFAVPNHSREIRMEAAYFLQQLCQSSALTLQMFIACRGIPVLVGFLEADYAKFREMVHLAIDGMWQVFKLQRSTPRNDFCRIAAKNGILLRLINTLHSLNEATRLASVSAGGGFPLEGSAQRPRSGSLDSGHPIFSQSDTPLPTTDQHDPSKVRHGMIDFHLSTGTAEPARASTSNSQRSDADRSDPRYLHLDTDRAQSSNVVVEASVPSKLTDSSSVDKVVNITTKEPSTTSRDLDLRQQRPANSSSRASTDRPPKMMEGTSNGFSTTVTTQQEQVRPLLSLLDKEPPSRRFSGQLEYVRHLPGLERHESILPLLHASNEKKTNGELDFLMAEFADVSQRGRENGNVDSTARVSHKTINKEMGTLASIKGAASTSGIASQTTSGVLSGSGVLNARPGSATSSGLLSHMVLTLNADVAREYLEKVADLLLEFAQADTTVKSYMCSQSLLSRLFKMFNRVEPPILLKILKCVNHLSTDPNCLENLQRAEAIKYLIPNLELKEGALVSQIHHEVLNALFNLCKINKRRQEQAAEIGIIPHLMHFIESNSPLKQYALPLLCDMAHASRNSREQLRAHGGLDVYLSLLENELWSVTALDSIAVCLAHDNDNRKVEQALLKKDAVQKLVKFFQCCPEQYFVHILEPFLKIITKSSRINTTLAVNGLTPLLITRLDHQDAIARLNLLKLIKAVYEHHPRPKQLIVENDLPQKLQNLIEERRDGQRLGGQVLVKQMATSLLKALHINTVL from the exons ATGTCTCGGCAAGCGGCGTCGCCTCACTTCCACAAATCCAAGACGCTCGATAACAAATAC ATGCTTGGAGATGAGATTGGAAAGGGAGCGTACGGTCGAGTTTACAAGGGTTTGGATTTAGAGAATGGGGACTTTGTCGCTATTAAACAAGTTTCTTTGGAGAATATTGCCCAGGAGGATCTCAACGTTATAATG CAAGAGATTGATTTACTCAAG AATTTAAATCACAAAAACATTGTGAAGTACCTTGGATCCTTAAAGACAAAGACTCATCTTCACATAATCCTAGA ATATGTGGAGAATGGCTCACTTGCAAACATTATCAAGCCAAACAAATTTGGACCTTTCCCAGAATCATTGGTAGCTGTGTACATTGCTCAG GTTCtggaggggttagtatatttaCATGAACAGGGCGTAATCCATCGGGATATCAAGGGTGCAAATATATTGACAACTAAAGAG GGACTTGTGAAACTAGCTGATTTTGGTGTTGCGACAAAACTGACTGAGGCGGATGCTAATACACATTCAGTTGTTGGAACACCATATTGGATGGCCCCAGag GTGATTGAAATGTCGGGGGTTTGTGCTGCTTCAGACATTTGGAGTGTTGGGTGCACTGTTATTGAACTTCTTACATGCTTACCTCCTTACTATGATCTACAGCCTATGCCAGCACTATTTCGTATTGTTCAG GATGAGCATCCTCCCATACCTGACAGCCTATCTCCGGACATTACTGATTTTCTGGGTCAGTGCTTTAAGAAG GATGCTAGGCATCGGCCGGATGCAAAGACATTGCTTTCTCACCCTTGGATACAAAACTGCCGGCGAGCTTTGCAATCTTCAATTCGTCATAGTGGAACTCTAAG AAAAGATGCTTCAATAGATGCAGAAATTTCCAATGGAGATAATCAGGGCTCTAGTGGACGTCCTTCTGCAGAGAAAGTTGAAGTAGCTGCTTCAACCATTAAAGCA GACTCTAGGAAAGAATTATTATCAACTGAGGTTTCTGATGGGGGAAAATCTGATGATGACCCTACTTCAGATGTAAAATCTGTTGAGGAGAAGACGGATAATTTAGAAGATGATCTGACAGATCAATTTCCCACATTAGCTATCCATGGAAAGTCATCTTTGCAAAATGGTTCTGGCATAATATCTTTTAAGGAATTGGCTGCCTCTGAGCCAACTGAGCTTGACGAGCCACCACATACTAGCAACCATGATGCAGTGCTGGTGAATGGTGAGGTCAGATCTCCTGAATTAACGACAAAAAATGTAAGTGCCAAACAAGGAGGAAAAGGTGTTGGTTATAGAGCATTCGGTTTCGGAACAAGAAATCAGGATGGTCGTTTTCAAAAG GCTGCCAAGATGCCAGTTTCTTTGGGAGGTAATGAACTCAGTAAATTTAGTGATACTCCAGGAGATGCTTCCTTGGATGATCTGTTTCATCCATTGGATAAGCATCCAGAGGATAGGGCAACTGAGGCTTCGACATCTGCATCTATGTCACATTCAAACCAAGGCAATACACCTGGGAATGATGCTGGGAAAGGTGACCTGGCTACAAAGTTGAGAGCTACAATTGCTCAAAAACAAATGGAGAGTGAAATGGGTCAGGCTAACGGCAGTGGTGGCAACCTGTTACAGCTTATGATGGGTGTTCTCAAAGATGATGTGATTGATATTGGTGGTTTG GTTTTCGACGAAAAGATGCCTGGAGAAAACCTATTTCCTCTACAG GCTGTTGAGTTCAGCCGGTTGGTTGGGTCATTGAGGCCAGATGAAACAGAAGATGTTGTTGTCTCTGCCGGTCAGAAACTCATTGCTATCTTCCATCAGCGCCCAGAGcagaaaattgtttttgttacaCAGCATGGTTTGATCCCTCTAATGGAATTGCTTGAAGTACCTAAAACTCGC GTTATATGTTCTGTGCTTCAAATTATAAATCAGATAATCAAAGATAATACTGATTTCCAAGAAAATGCTTGTCTTGTGGGTCTG ATCCCAGTGATAATGAGCTTTGCGGTTCCTAATCATTCCCGGGAAATTCGTATGGAAGCAGCTTATTTCTTACAGCAGCTTTGTCAGTCAAG CGCGCTGACATTGCAAATGTTCATAGCTTGCCGTGGAATACCTGTTTTGGTGGGCTTTTTAGAGGCTGACTATGCAAAATTCAG GGAAATGGTTCATCTAGCAATTGATGGTATGTGGCAAGTCTTTAAGCTTCAGCGGTCAACTCCTAGAAATGATTTTTGTCGCATAGCCGCAAAGAATGGAATACTGCTGAGGCTCATTAACACCCTTCATAGCTTGAATGAGGCAACCCGCCTAGCTTCCGTATCCGCTGGGGGTGGATTTCCACTAGAAGGTTCAGCTCAGCGCCCACGGTCTGGTTCATTAGATTCTGGTCATCCGATTTTTTCTCAGAGTGACACACCGCTTCCTACAACTGATCAacatgatccctccaaggttaGACATGGAATGATTGATTTTCATTTGTCAACTGGAACAGCAGAACCTGCACGTGCTTCAACTTCAAACTCTCAAAGATCAGATGCTGATCGATCAGATCCAAGATATCTTCATCTAGATACTGATAGAGCTCAATCTAGCAATGTAGTAGTGGAAGCTTCAGTTCCTTCTAAATTGACAGACTCATCATCAGTAGACAAAGTAGTAAATATTACAACCAAGGAACCTTCAACTACCTCTCGAGATCTAGACCTCAGGCAGCAGCGACCTGCTAATTCTTCTAGTAGGGCATCCACAGATAGACCTCCAAAAATGATGGAAGGTACATCGAACGGGTTTTCAACAACAGTAACTACTCAACAGGAGCAAGTTCGTCCCCTTCTTAGCTTGTTAGATAAAGAACCTCCTTCCAGACGCTTTTCTGGTCAGCTCGAGTATGTACGCCACCTGCCAGGTTTGGAGAGACATGAAAGTATATTGCCCCTTTTACATGCTTCTAATGAAAAGAAGACAAACGGAGAATTAGATTTCCTGATGGCCGAATTTGCCG ACGTCTCTCAACGTGGTAGAGAAAATGGGAATGTTGATTCCACTGCTAGAGTTTCTCATAAAACGATAAATAAAGAGATGGGAACACTAGCATCTATCAAAGGAGCTGCTTCCACCTCTGGCATAGCATCTCAGACAACATCAGGAGTACTTTCTGGTTCTGGAGTTCTAAATGCCAGACCAGGCAGTGCAACATCATCAGGTTTACTTTCCCACATGGTTTTAACATTGAATGCAGATGTTGCGAGGGAATACCTAGAAAAGGTGGCTGATCTTCTGCTTGAGTTTGCACAGGCAGATACTACTGTAAAGTCATACATGTGTAGCCAAAGTTTGCTCAGCCGTCTCTTCAAGATGTTCAATAGGGTGGAGCCCCCTATTCTTTTGAAG ATACTGAAGTGTGTAAACCATTTGTCAACTGATCCAAACTGCTTAGAGAATCTTCAGCGGGCAGAAGCAATTAAATATTTGATTCCAAATCTTGAACTAAAAGAAGGAGCTCTTGTATCTCAAATACATCATGAG GTACTCAATGCTCTGTTCAATCTGTGCAAGATTAACAAGAGAAGACAGGAACAAGCAGCTGAGATTGGAATAATTCCACACTTAATGCACTTTATTGAGTCTAATTCTCCTTTGAAACAATATGCGTTGCCTTTACTGTGTGATATGGCTCATGCATCACGTAATTCGAGGGAGCAACTAAGGGCTCATGGTGGGTTGGATGTTTACTTAAGCCTTCTCGAGAATGAACTTTGGTCTGTGACTGCATTGGATTCGATTGCTGTGTGCTTGGCTCATGACAATGACAACCGGAAGGTGGAACAAGCATTATTGAAAAAGGATGCAGTTCAGAAATTGGTGAAATTTTTCCAGTGCTGTCCAGAACAGTATTTCGTGCACATATTGGAGCCATTTTTGAAAATTATCAC GAAATCATCGCGAATTAATACAACGTTAGCTGTTAATGGTTTGACACCACTGCTTATCACAAGACTGGACCATCAGGATGCTATTGCCCGTCTAAATCTTCTTAAACTGATAAAG GCTGTTTATGAGCACCACCCGCGGCCAAAGCAATTGATTGTGGAGAATGATCTGCCTCAGAAGCTTCAAAATCTAATAGAAGAACGCAGAGATGGGCAACGATTGGGTGGCCAAGTGTTGGTAAAACAAATGGCTACTTCGCTGCTTAAAGCACTACATATTAACACCGTCTTGTAG
- the LOC137736998 gene encoding glutamine synthetase nodule isozyme-like, translating to MSLLSDLINLNLSESTEKTIAEYIWIGGSGLDLRSKAKTLPGVVTDPSELPKWNYDGSSTGQAPGDDSEVILHPQAIFRDPFRRGKNILVICDAYTPAGEPIPTNNRFNAAKIFSHPDVVAEDPWYGIEQEYTLLQKDINWPLGWPIGGFPGPQGPYYCGAGADKAFGRDIVDSHYKACLYAGINLSGINAEVMPGQWEFQVGPTAGIAAGDQLWAARYILERITEIAGVVLSLDPKPIQGDWNGAGAHTNYSTKSMRNDGGINVIKKAIEKLSLRHKEHIASYGKGNERRLTGLHETADIHTFSWGVANRGASIRVGRETEQAGKGYFEDRRPASNMDPYVVTSMIAQTCILLK from the exons ATGTCTCTCCTCTCTGATCTCATCAACCTCAATCTCTCCGAATCCACTGAGAAGACCATCGCTGAATACATTTG GATTGGAGGATCTGGTTTGGACTTGAGAAGCAAAGCAAAG ACACTGCCCGGAGTAGTAACGGACCCATCAGAACTGCCCAAGTGGAACTACGACGGCTCAAGCACAGGCCAAGCCCCAGGGGATGACAGTGAAGTCATCCTGCA TCCCCAGGCTATTTTTAGGGATCCATTCCGAAGAGGAAAAAACATCCTG GTGATATGTGATGCGTACACACCGGCCGGCGAGCCGATCCCCACCAACAACAGATTCAACGCTGCCAAGATATTCAGTCACCCCGACGTTGTCGCCGAGGATCCTTG GTACGGCATCGAGCAAGAGTACACTCTTCTGCAGAAGGATATCAATTGGCCACTTGGGTGGCCAATTGGTGGGTTCCCGGGTCCACAG GGTCCCTACTACTGTGGTGCCGGAGCAGACAAGGCCTTCGGTCGCGACATTGTGGACTCACATTACAAGGCATGCCTCTATGCCGGAATAAATCTCAGCGGCATAAATGCTGAAGTTATGCCCGGGCAG TGGGAGTTTCAAGTCGGTCCTACTGCTGGTATTGCTGCTGGTGATCAGTTATGGGCTGCTAGATACATCCTCGAG CGAATTACAGAAATTGCAGGAGTTGTCCTTTCTTTGGACCCAAAACCAATCCAG GGTGATTGGAATGGTGCGGGTGCTCACACTAACTATAG TACCAAGTCGATGAGAAATGATGGCGGAATTAACGTGATCAAGAAGGCAATCGAGAAACTGAGTCTGCGCCACAAGGAACACATTGCTTCCTACGGAAAAGGCAACGAGAGGAGATTGACAGGTCTCCATGAGACGGCTGACATCCATACTTTCTCTTGG GGCGTGGCAAACCGAGGGGCTTCCATTCGGGTTGGTCGCGAAACTGAGCAAGCTGGCAAAG GCTATTTCGAGGACAGAAGGCCAGCGTCGAACATGGATCCGTATGTTGTGACTTCTATGATCGCCCAAACCTGTATTCTCTTAAAGTGA
- the LOC137738463 gene encoding eukaryotic initiation factor 4A-3 has translation MEEAPARRVGGMGDEKLEFVTSDGIEPIMTFDQMGLRDDLLRGVYNYGFEKPSAIQQRAVRPIIEGRDVIAQAQSGTGKTSMIALTVCQLVDTSSREVQALILSPTRELAAQTEKVILAIGNFINIQAHSCIGGKSVGEDIRKLEYGVHVVSGTPGRVCDMIKRRTLRTRAIKLLVLDESDEMLSRGFKDQIYDVYRYLPPELQVCLISATLPHEILEMTNKFMTEPVRILVKRDELTLEGIKQFFVAVEREEWKFDTLCDLYDTLTITQAVIFCNTKRKVDWLTEKMRSNNFTVSAMHGDMPQKERDAIMAEFRGGNTRVLITTDVWARGLDVQQVSLVINYDLPNNRELYIHRIGRSGRFGRKGVAINFVKSDDIKILRDIEQYYSTQIDEMPMNVADLI, from the exons ATGGAAGAGGCACCGGCGAGACGCGTCGGAGGAATGGGGGATGAGAAGCTGGAGTTCGTGACTTCCGATGGGATAGAGCCCATCATGACCTTCGATCAGATGGGTTTAAGGGACGATCTCCTCCGAGGCGTCTACAACTACGGCTTCGAGAAGCCCTCCGCCATCCAGCAACGGGCCGTCAGGCCCATCATAGAGGGTCGCGACGTCATTGCCCAGGCCCAGTCCGGTACCGGCAAGACCTCCATGATTGCCCTCACCGTCTGTCAGCTTGTCGACACCTCCTCCCGAGA GGTTCAGGCTTTGATATTGTCTCCGACGAGGGAATTGGCGGCGCAGACTGAGAAGGTGATATTAGCAATTGGGAATTTCATAAATATACAAGCGCATTCTTGCATTGGAGGCAAAAGCGTGGGTGAGGATATCCGAAAGCTCGAGTATGGCGTTCATGTGGTGTCTGGAACTCCTGGCAGAGTCTGTGATATGATCAAAAGAAGAACTCTCCGAACTCGAGCCATCAAATTATTAGTTCTT GATGAATCTGATGAAATGTTGAGCAGAGGATTCAAGGATCAGATTTATGATGTCTACAGATATCTTCCTCCTGAGCTCCAG GTTTGCTTGATTTCTGCTACACTTCCTCATGAAATTTTGGAGATGACCAACAAGTTTATGACTGAACCTGTAAGGATCCTTGTCAAACGTGATGAGTTGACGTTGGAG GGAATCAAGCAATTTTTCGTGGCCGTCGAAAGAGAGGAATGGAAGTTTGATACTCTTTGTGATCTCTATGATACCCTTACAATTACACAAGCTGTTATATTCTGCAACACAAAGCGAAAG GTGGACTGGCTCACCGAAAAGATGAGGAGTAATAACTTTACTGTCTCTGCAATGCATGGAGACATGCCTCAGAAGGAAAGAGATGCTATTATGGCCGAGTTTCGTGGTGGTAATACTCGTGTCCTGATCACAACCGATGTTTGGGCCCGGGGCCTTGACGTTCAGCAG GTTTCTTTGGTTATCAATTATGATCTTCCAAACAATCGAGAGCTATACATTCATCGGATTGGTCGTTCTGGCCGTTTCGGGCGCAAG GGTGTGGCAataaactttgtcaaaagtgatGATATTAAGATTCTAAGAGACATTGAGCAGTATTACAGTACTCAGATTGATGAAATGCCGATGAATGTCGCGGACTTGATATGA